Part of the Prunus dulcis chromosome 8, ALMONDv2, whole genome shotgun sequence genome is shown below.
aagaaagctgacttgttgaccaacacatggtctccaagccagtggggaacttcgcccttccatccCAGGAGTAAACacgaaaacgggtgaacagtAGTTCATCCAAATAAAAAGTTCTAATTTATAGATcccaaaatatttcaaaatgtgGGAGAAAATAGTTACACGTCAATAACGCCGCACCACTTAAAATGAAAAGAGATGATGGAAAGAGACAGTTTATTTGCTCCAATGTGAGAcagtgagaaaaaaaaaaaagagacaatTTTCGCTCCCAAAGAAAAATTTACACAATGTGGAAATCATGCCTGAAAATATTGTCCTATTCGATTTATGAAATTGCTCTCCATTATCACTCTCACACCTTCGAGTTAGAAGATGAGGGATCTATTTCAATTGTAAAAAACTATGAGTATTTCATGAAAATTTGCTATAAGCTCCATTAAAATCTCTCAAGAAAAATACATCTTTCACTCcccaagggaaaaaaaaagaaaaaaaaagaaaagaatttctTGTATACACAATGTTGAAACTGTTGGCTTTACAAAAATGTGACAACCAATTTGTGAAATTGTTGTCCATTATCCACTCTCACAATGAATTCAAGCGAGAAAGGAGATCCATGAAGTCATCTTGTCTGCATGGAATTGTTAGACCACCCATTGGATGATCAAATCTGAATTCGTCTTCAGCCTCACTTAGTAACTCTTGGAATAAAGGTTGGTTGAGGTATGATTTAGGAATGACGACCTGCTGCCATTCGCCGTCTCCAACATATACTGCTAAATAACCTTTAGGGACATCTGATAAATTAGGCGAAGCTCTTCGCTTCGTATTTGAAAAGGACTGCTGAAGAAGCTGCTTACTAGGACGATGGAAACCCATGGTTCTATTTTCCAGAGAAATGTAGGGTAGAAGATTTTGAAAACAAGAGGAAGAGATCTCAAAGCActtgaaaaaacaaagaactgAAGCAGTTCACTTTAGAATGTGAAGACAGTTAAATGGATGGAAATGAACTCAGTCAAATGGgatatatatagttgaagAGTTATGTATGATATCCTCTGTGGAAAGAAATATACAGTGGAGACCATCTTGACAATGATGGAGTATAGAAGAGACAATGCCTCATGAGGGATCACTTGGTGCTGTCTTCCACCTTTACATCAAGGTGTTAGGCGAGAGATTACTAGCCATAATGTAGTTCAACAGATATTTAGTCCCTATCACAACCAAGGCTGACTAGACGATGAATCGAAAGACAGAGCCATGTGAACTCTAAAATGCTTGTGTCGCTTGCCGGTCCTCATTCAATTGCCTGCAGGCCACTCACTCCAACTTGCACAGATTTGTACCTCAAATTGCTTGGCAGACCCTTCTATAATTTAGTTCGTACATATTTTATCCAAACAAACAAAGTCTTCACGTTTATGGAAATTTGGTCGAAATGTCACCATGACAAAAAATAGTTGTCTCAAGCATGTCCCTGATTTTGTAGGGCCAagcttttttttcaaaatcagATTTATTGTATATTTtcgttttattatttttgtctgGCGTGGGCAGCTAATCAAGAGGGGTAGGACATTGTGTCTCTTTTGTTTGGTCAATGACTCCTGAGTTTCAAGTCCATGTAATTTTGCAAGAGGAAATGTCTAGGTAACAGACGGCTTTCAGCTTACTGCTTTATctacatatatacacacacatatgatCGGATTCAGGTGCAAAAGcaacacaatttttttaattcccaagCATATCTTATCAAacctttctttgtttctcaaTTCCTTTGGTTTGTCTGGTCTTCTTATTGAGAAATTTCGAAACCAGGGGTTTCCGATCTGGTTGCTTGGTATTGCACATGCtaagaaaaatcaatttgTTTCAAAGTCCTTGGATGTCCCTAAAGGCTTTGCAGTCTATGTTGGGGAGAATCAAAAGAAGCATTTTATGATTCCGCTATCATATACTTGAACCAATCTTCTTTCCAGGAGTTGTTAAGTCCAGGGGAAGATGAATTTGCGTATGAACATCCTGTGGGTTGTATCACAATCCCTTGCAGTGAAGACACCTTCCTCTATCTCACGATCATCTCTCGCCTTGGTGTATGAGCAGATACTATTACTGatcatacatacatatacacaATATTTAACACCAGTTGATGCGGCTGTATACCGCAGTACTTATCAGCACGGAGAAGTTTTTACCACAATTTGCAGCCAAAGCATCCTTCAGGTGATGCCAATTCACAGGCTAGAACATCACATCTCATGTGAACCAAGAATCAAACTGGCCAGCGCAGAGGGCATAAATCCTTTTGTCCTGTACATTTTAACTTGCTTATTAATTTCTGGCATCCAAGTAATGTAAGAAATCACCATAGGCAGCAGATTTGCACACCAGTGGCTAGTGAAATGCCTAACTAGCATCTCTTGTAGTAACGACCTTTTGAATTCACCGTATGAATATAGTACTAATTTGTGCTCAACTCTACGTAAAATCCATCGATTTGAGCATGTTATTCGTACACTCCTATTAAgggtaaaatatttttttatcttttccaTTGTCAAAAAGAATGAATCAAATTAGACCATCCATATATGGGAACAGAGTAATACTACATATATCATTTTTACTCACCCAATCCCCCTACCCTACATATATATGATGAAGACAATTTTAATAATGATGCGGGGTTATAAAAGGGACACTGACTCATGAGAGATCACAAAGTGCTTTCTTCCACTAGAACAACCAGATTTGAGGTGACATATTATTGGGCATTCACTGAGAAAATACCTTGAGGTATTTACACCAAAGAATTGATATATCTGTCGATACATACAGTTGCACAGATATATAGTCTCAATCACTACCAAGGTCAACTAGATATGAGTTGGAAGACATAACCATGTGAACTTTCGAACGCTTGTACTCTATTCCCAAGCCCCACTTAAATACCACTCATCAAAATTCTGTAGATTTTGTTGAAAACCCTTGTACAATTTTGTTCACCTGTATTCTACTCTAGGAAACAAGTCATCGCATTCTCTACTAGCAAATCTATTGAAATTTCAACATCATGACAAATTTGTAGGCCTAGCTCTTAAATAAATAGGTttattgttttagttttgataACGTCTGCTGGTCTGGCCAGTCAATCAAGAAATGTAGGACATTGTTTCTTGATTTTGGTAAGTGCCTCGTGAAGTTTTCTTGATGAATTGGAGACATGAGCACGTGAAGTTTTCTCGATGACTTGAGGACAAGTCAATGTGAAGTTTTCTCTCAGTTACTTCCACCGGTGCTTCATCACCAATCATTTAGGTAACTGGCTTACAGCACTTtatctctctatatatatacttgatCATATTCAGGAGCAAACCACCACAAGTCTTTTAATTCCAAATTCCCAAAGCAAAGCtttatttctctcttcctcattgttaatttgctttcttttttagaaGTTTTAAAACCATGGGTTTCCGGTTGCCTGGTATTGTACACGCTAAGAAAAATCAAGTACCTTCAAAGGGCTTGGATGTTCCTAAAGGCTACTTTGCAGTCTATGTTGGGGAGAGCCAGAAGAAGCGGTTTGTGATTCCGGTTTCATTCTTGAACCAACCATCattccaaaatttgttaagTCAAGCTGAAGATGAATTTGGGTATGATCATCCAATGGGTGGTATCACAATCCCCTGCAGTGAAGACACCTTCCTTCATCTCATCTCGCGCTTTGGTGTATGAGCACAACATGCTAAAGTTCACCATACATGCACAATTTTGACACCAGTGTCTACGAGGACAAATTTTTGGATCTGAATTTGCGGCCAAGACATCCTTCATGAGGAGGTGCTAACTGCGGATGAATTGAAGACAACTTCGATCATTCACAGTTTATAACTTCAAATCGCTTGTGGGAGCTGAGGAGAAAATGGCCAGCCTAGCAGATAAAATTAGCCGACACCCTTGTCCAAGAATGTTATTGCTTTACTTGGAATTTGAAAGCCGGCAAGATCAGTTATTCAACCCTATGTACTTAGTTGtcctaaaagaaaaatttagattagctattttccttttgattttaattaatcaGCATAGGGGAGCAGATTTACACAAAACGACTAATGGAATATTTGACAGAAGTTGTTTCTAGCAGCAACGAGCTTTGAATTCGCCATGAATAGCTCTATAATCCATGCTTAATTTCCAATGAACATACTATTGTTGTCCCACTCTCATAAAAGTCAAATATCTGATTTTGGCTTCCACTATATCAAATTCATTCGACCATCCATAAATTGAACTATCCACCTTGTAATCATTTGTCTTTGAACCTAAGATCTAGGAAGCACTTTGCCACCCTTTCCCATTGCCACTGGGCAAGGTCAAAGAAAAGTATGGAAAGGCAATAAAATCCTCCctataacaaaaaaagaaaagaaaaaagaaaggctATATGTTTGGTAATTCGGTAAAACAGGCCAGGCCTCTTGTGAAGAGACTGATCAGGtctacaaaactgccattgatgTGTACTTGTCAAGGTATAATAATAAGAGATGTTTGGATCAAGATATGTGCTCGTCATGCTGATGCAGCTTAATTAAATTACAGACTTTTCCTATCCACAACTAGGTACATTCTGATTGCCAGAGTGCTTCAACTGTAGTAAAATTAGTTTTTGCTTTCAGCAAAGACAGAACCATCTGATCTTCAAATGCTTATGTCTCCCAAACCGTGATTATGAATCGAACGAGCTGCTGATGGCTAGAGACCACAAATTCATGCATGGAAATGCAGATGCCACATCACTATCTAGCTACAATGTTCAAGAGATACCAAGAAGCCTTAGGAGAACATGCACATACAGCACAGCATCCTCTTCACAAGTGTTTGTCTAGAAGGTTGATGTACTATGCATATGCAATGACCCTTGGAACGTTAGGTAATACCAGCTAATGCAGGTTTTTTCCGATGAGAATACCTTATATATGCAACTGCAACTGTTCACATCCTTTTTTTCACCTGCAGATCTTCAAAACTTGCTTGGACATGTAATGTAATTTACTTTTTAACTCCAGAgaggttttcttttcaattggTTAAGATAAAACATCTATTCAGACAGAACCTTTGTAATTAAAGACATGCATAAGACTTGATAACTATGCAAAATTTTGCAGAttaacaaaattataattattgaATAGTTCAAATTAGAAAGTATCAAGCAAGTCATCCACTGCAAGAGGTCAACCAACTTAttaagaagaaagaagcatGCTCTAATTGATGTTACGGCAAAGCATGGATTAGTATTATATGTGGAGAATTCAGTACTCACATATGTTTAACTCCGATACCTATAGTGATTGCTTGCATCACTTTGCTACCAtaagataaaaatgaaattaattatgaatcAGAATAGTAAATATCATCTTATAACGtgtttgagtttttgttgAACAACTAAGTACATGGTTTGACACTAAACAATATTGCTATTTATCAATCTCTATTCAAAGCAACATTTTGGCCAACGGTTTGCAAGTTTATATCTGCAGGGCTGGCCATTTTCTCTCCAGCACACAAGCGATTTGGAAGTTCTAGCCCATCAATTAGCCAAGGTGTCTTCAATCAAGGGATGTGAGATGTCATTAGTAACGCATGATAAACCCAAGCCCTTTCTTCATCCAGAGATAACGATCTCTTCAATCCTCATTCTCCTGCTTTACTTGCAAAGTTAGATCCAAAAATTGCTCTTTAAGTAGCTCAAGTACATATGCAGCCAATGGTGTCAAAATTGTGTTTATATGTCGGCCTCAACTCATAGACCAAACTGAGAGATGAGATCAAGAAAGGTATCTTCGTTGCAGGGGATCGTGATACCACCCATTGGATGATCATATCCAAATTCTTCTTCAGCTTGACTTAACAAATCTTGGAAAGAAGGGTGGTTCAAGTACGACACTGGAATGACAAACCTCTTCTTCTGGCTCTCCCCAACATAGACTGCAAAATAGCCTTTAGGGACATCTAAGGCTTTGAATGTACTTGGTTTGAAGTTGGTAAAGACTGAAGAAGATTTTTCTTAACATGTAGAATACCAGGCAACCGGAAACCCATGGTTTTGAAATTTCTCAATGACAAGAGAACGAAAATGAAGATTTCAAATAAATTGCAAAACAGAGAAATCTTTGAATATGTGTGATCAATGAAAGACTCGTTTTGCTTTGTTCCTCAATCTGATCATATGAGTATATATAGATGAGTTAGAACACTGAAAACAATCTGTTACCTAAAATGATTGGTGATGAGACATCAGGACGGACGTAATTAGTGAGAGACATTAGCTCATGGAGCATCGCATGGACTAATGTCTTAGTGAAAAACTCACAAGACAATGcccaaaatgaagaaacatcATGTCCTACCTCTCTTAATAGCTGCAAAGAGCAACCGAAGTAATTAAAgactaattaaatatatgtatatcctATGTAAAGTGTAAGCCTTTTGCAGATCAAAGACATGCTTGAGAACAAGTAGACCCAGTACTAACTTGTGGATCAACTCTCTCATAGCAATTAATTTTCCTAACCACAGGCTACTTTGCAACACACACCATAAGTAAAGTGATCTGAGAGATAGTGCCAATTTCTGAATTGACTGAAGAAAATGGTACGTACCTACTTTATAAACTAGGGATTTCTTGCTGGAATTTGATCTTTCATAGAACAAAACCACATGGTGGGTGTTTATCTGCTCCCAATTCAGCTATCATAACCTTTAAAGTTCTTGTCTCCAAATCACTGCAGGAATACATTGTGACTATCACATAGCTGGCAGCTTgcattttgtgatttttgcacCGGGTACGTACCCCAGTATTTCAGATTTTAATTAGGCGGGACATGATATTCCTCCGTTATAGAAATTATCTCATGAGTCTCTCTTGATTAGTTGGAAGACATATCCATGTGATACTCCATGAGCTAATGTCTCTCACTTGGGGTCCATCTTCATCACTAATCATTTTATGTAACAGCTGGTCTTCACCATACCATTTCatctatatatacacatatataatcAGCTTCGTAGCACAGCAATATCAGCCATCTCATTACCAAGCATATCAAAGCTTTCTCTGTTTGAAAACTTCCTTCTTGGTATTTATTtcaagaaaatttcaaaaccatGGGTTTCCGGTTGCCTAGTATTGTACATGCTAAGAAAAACCAAACACCTTCAAAGTCCTTAGATGTCCCTAAAGGCTATTTTGCAGTCTATGTTGGGgagagcaagaagaagaggtttGTGATCCCAGTATCATACTTGAACCAGTCCTCTTTTCAAGATTTGTTAAGTCTAGCAGAAGAAGAATTTGGGTATGATCATCCAATGGGAGGTATTACAATCCCATGCAGTGAAGATGCCTTCCTTGATCGCACCTCCAGCTTCAGTGTATGAGCAGAAGCGAGCctccatatatatacacaattttCACACCGGAGGTTGCAGGTGTACAAAGGAGCACTTGTCTACCCAGCTAACTTGAAAGGTCTATCTTCCAGTGACATGATGATATCCTTTGATGGGAGCGGCCTTTAGCAATCACCAATTAGAACTTCAAATGCTAGTGAGCTGAGGAGAAAATTGCCAGCCTAGTGGACATAAATTCCCTGACATGTATTTTTAGAAGAATATAATGACCTATATTACTTTGAATTTGAAAGATGGCAAGACATTTATTTTCACCCCCATGTACTCTGTTGTCCTGCAAGGAAACTTGAGATTAGAATATTTTCCTCTTAACAGAATTGCTTACAGTTCTCTCGTTCATTATTCTTGATTTTATCATTAGCTTACTAAGTAATCTAAGTAATTCCATAGGCAGCAGATTTGCACACAAGTAAATAATGGAATATTTGACAGACCAAGTCTCTAATAGTAGTACTGGAGCAGaatctctctttttatttatctattaAAACAATCAAATCCTGAACTTAATGCCATTTCCTGGAGTTTCAGTAAACTAAATTAGGCCAGGCTTCATATGCAGAGACTAATCACCTGCagaatttattttgatttggtctTGCCaagataaatatatatatatattggtaaCCAACCTCGACCATAGGATCGaggaaattttatttgaagaaagaaagaaagaaatggatAAGAGATACATATGGTCACAAACTTCTCTCTGTATTAAGAGGTTAGTATGCTAAAGCAGCTTAATAATTGGAGACTTTTCCGTCCACAACTAGGCAAATCCAGAATACCATAGCGGTTCAATTGTAGTAAGCTTGATTTCGTTTTTAGCTACCCGTGTACACGACAGCCAAATTCCTGACAATGATTCGAGCTGCTGATGACCACAGATTCCTGCATGGAGTATTTAATGCAGAACATGCACACACATAGAACAGCATCCTCTCTAAATATATCCATCAAACCGTTTAATTATGCTAATGTAATGTATAGGTACACTACCCCAGTCAGAAGgtctcaaatatatatatgattttagGAAGTGAAGATAGTCTTGTCGAAAGCAAAACCTCTATTGCAAGAGGTGAGCCAACTTAAAAACAGAATATGCTCTATCTAATGTGTAGAAAACTCTCCAATTATATATACTTAATATACAAGCTGTTATatacatatgcatatatatgagACGGTAAATGTGGCTTCGCTGCAGGGGATTGTGATGCCACCATTGGATGATCGTATCCAAATTCTTCTTCAGTTcaacttaaaaaatattggaatgtAGGGTGGTTCAATTCTGAAACGGGAATCACAAACCCTTTCATTTGGCTCTTGCCAACTTAATTAGACTGCAAAATAGCCTTTCTGGAGGCCTTTTGAAGGTACTTGGTTTGCAGTTGACAGAATCTGGAAAGAACTATTCTTCACATCTACAATAACATCAGGCAACCAAAAACCCACGGTCTTGATATTTCTCAACAAAACCATATGCAAAGCAAAACAAGTCTTCTCATTTCCCAAGCTGATAAAAGCTAtctgttttgcttttttcttttctttttttttatttttaaattcttctTCGTTTTGTTGAGAAATATCAAAGCGATCCCTGTTTATATCAAtgtgaaaatatatcaaatgaAGTTATgctgaaaaaaaatctgatctatgtgtatatattgtgagatcccacatccaACAGGAGGAGGCTGATAAATGCCTTATATATTCTTCATCTACAACTTGAGGGAGCCTCTTGGGGGCGGCCTTCCCAGTGGTCGTGGGAACTCAGAAGTTAAgcagttggaggctggaggcACAATCCCGGGATGGTGGGTATGCCACGGGAAGTTGTTCGATGAAgctccaaaaaacaaaacgatGCTGGAGCCTAGGCCATGGCGGACAATATTGTCTTCTGGTAGAAGCCCGGTCCGGAGGCGTGTATTTGGTATGAGCCGCTACGCCGTGTGATGTGCCCGGTGTTGACGAGGGCGTCGGATCCCTTAGGGGGGGTggtgtgagatcccacatggAGCCATCGAGGAGGCGATGTGCCTTATATCACACTTTCGCCATCTACCTAGCGGCGGAGCCTCTTCCAGGGAACTCACTTGGCTTGAAGTCGTGGAACTTTCAAGTTAGCCAGGGACTTTGGCTGAGCAGAttccaggatgggtgaccaccacAGTTCCGTTCCCAAAGCTCTCAAAAAGTCTTGAGGCTTTTGAAGCTGGCAGACAATATCGTCTCTGATAGAAACGGTCCGGGGCgtgacatatatatagatgaagAATAGCACAAAATGATTGGTGATGAGAAACAAGGATGAACACAATTGAGAAACCTTAGATCATGGAACAGCACATAGATCTTTCTTCCGGTTAACCAAGAAAAGCTCATAAGTCATTGTCCATGTCAATGAGAAAACATCATGTCCTACCTCTCTTTTAAAAGCTAGAGAGAccaacaggaaaaaaaaaaatcctgcTTAGAAGATAAGTCTCTATTAGATCACGGACATGGTTGAGACCACGTGGACCCCAATACTAATTTGCAGATCAACTATCTCATATAGCAATAATTATCAGTACTATTTATAGATTGATTGAAGAAAATGGTACGTAATTTGTAACCAAGGATTGCTCGTCACAATTTGATCTTTCATAGAACAACATCACATGGAGGAGGGTGGTTACTTGCTCCCAGTTTAGCTATCATATGACCTTTAAATTCATGGCTCCAAATCCCAACAGATATAGATAGTGAAGCATCAACAATTATCACACAAGCTGACAGCTTCTATGTGGTTGTTATATTTTCCAGTGTCATACGTAAAACTTAAGGACTGGTCTATTCAAGTGAGGTGGGGCATGATGTTTGTTGAGTACTGCCTCatgattttttcttcatgAGTTGGAAGACAAGTCCATGTGATATTCCATGAGCTAACGTCTCTCACCGGGGTCCATCGTGGTGATTCTTCACCAATCATTTTATGTAACAGATGGTCTTCCACATACCATTTCATCTATATAAACACCCATATGCTCAAGAGCAAAGCAACAGAAGTGTTTCTATTCCTAAGAATATCTTATCAGAGCTTTCTCACTTCATTTGAAATCTTCCTTTTTGGTCTTGTTATTTAGAAATTTCAAAACGATGGGCTTCCGGTTGCCTGGCATTTTTGTACATgctaagaaaaacaaagtacCTTCAAAGTCCTTGGATGTTCCTAAAGGCTACTTTGCAGTCTATGTTGGGGAGGGTGAAAAGAAGCGGTTTGTGATTCCAGTATCATACTTGAACCAACCGTCATTTCAAGATTTGTTAACTCAAGCTGAAGATGAATTTGGATATGATCATCCAATGGGTGCTATCACAATCCCCTGCAGTGAAAACACTTTCCTTGATCTCACCTCTAGCTTTGGTGTATGAGCTCAGGCTCAAATTCTCCATAGACACAATGCTGACTCCTTTGGCTGCAGCTGTACGAGGGCCAATTAATTCTCTCACAGATAAATTTTGGGTCGAAATTCGCTGCCAACACATCCTTCAGGAGACGCTAAAACTGGCTGAATTCAAGGAAGGTCTTGGATTGAGAATCAACTGAATGATATGATGATATCCTTCAGTAATTCACGAGTTAGAACTTCAAACTGCTTGTGAgctgaggaaaaaaaaaaagccagcCAGCAGCACTGACTTTCAAGATTCTTTAATGTCAACCCCATGTATCTAATTGTCCTGCAAGGAAAATTGAGATCAAAATACTTGACACATTAATATGAAGTGCTTACAGTTCTTTCTttcattcatatttttcattttactaCTTTTTCTTCTGGCAACCAAGTAATGTAAATAATCACCGTAGGCAGCACATTAAGTCTCCAAGCttcaaattctcaataaaaagCACTAATCAATGGTTAGAACATGTTAACGTTCCGCTATCATAAAagtcaaatattaaaattttggcATCCACTAAATCAAGTTAATTAGACCAACTATCAATGGGATGACTTTTTGATCGTTTGTCTTTGGCAAAGTAATTTGTGAATATCTGTCCCTCTGCCTTACATTATTATGTGTCGGAGAAATCGCAGCCTTTTTATTTAACACGAACGATAAAAATTGAACCTACGATATCCAGCTACCAGTTTCCCACCTTATCCCAATGCCACTTAGAGCTAAGGGACAAGTAGCAGAGTTTAGTGAAACAAAATAGAGGAAAAAATAGCAATAAATGTGTGATTCCTCAGTAGCTTTGTTGTCTGAAGTTTGGTAATTCGGTAAATTAGGCAAGGCTTGCTTCTTATCAAAAGACTAATCAGGTATAAAGTTGAATATATGGGCACTAATTTCTCCCTGTATTA
Proteins encoded:
- the LOC117636798 gene encoding auxin-induced protein 15A-like, which produces MGFRLPSIVHAKKNQTPSKSLDVPKGYFAVYVGESKKKRFVIPVSYLNQSSFQDLLSLAEEEFGYDHPMGGITIPCSEDAFLDRTSSFSV
- the LOC117636799 gene encoding auxin-induced protein 15A-like is translated as MGFRLPGIVHAKKNQVPSKGLDVPKGYFAVYVGESQKKRFVIPVSFLNQPSFQNLLSQAEDEFGYDHPMGGITIPCSEDTFLHLISRFGV
- the LOC117637022 gene encoding auxin-induced protein 15A-like codes for the protein MGFRLPGIFVHAKKNKVPSKSLDVPKGYFAVYVGEGEKKRFVIPVSYLNQPSFQDLLTQAEDEFGYDHPMGAITIPCSENTFLDLTSSFGV